The Methanolobus sp. WCC4 genome includes the window AAGGCCATCAGCGAGGCCTGCAAGGCCACATCTGTATTTATAGTTGGCATTCATCTTGATAATATAACTAAAAAAGAGATAGAGGAGATAGTCTCTGTTTCAGAGCACATGATCGATGAGCTGTCGCTCATGATCCAGGAGGGTTTCTAATGGAAATAGTAATAGGTATCAGTGGGGCATCCGGCTCTGCATATGGGGTAAGGCTGCTGGAAATATTATCAAAGACAGACATTATGACCCACCTTGTCATAACAAAGGCTGCAAAGCAGATACTCGATATCGAGACAGACTATGATATCGGCTATGTGGAAGGACTGGCTGATGCAGTATATGATGAGAGCGACTTCACAGCACCTGTTGCAAGTGGTTCTCACAGGTTCGACGGGATGATCGTTGCCCCATGCAGTATGAAGACGCTGGGAGAGATCGCTGGCGGGATGTCAGATAACCTGCTGGGACGTGTTGCCGATGTCTGCCTGAAGGAGAGAAGAAAGCTTGTCCTGATGACACGCGAGACGCCTCTCAACCAGATACATCTGGAGAACATGCTCAGGCTTGAAAGGGCCGGAGGGATAATAATGCCTGCAAGTCCCGGATTCTATTCCAGGCCACAGACCATCGATGACCTGATCAACTCCATGGCAGGACGTGCACTTGATCTTGCAGGCATCGATAACGACGTGTACAAGCGCTGGGAGTGAGATGAGCCTTTTTCGGATAAGATCCAGCCTGAACACTGTGTACACCCTGTGGCTCAGGGAAATGCTGCGCTATAAGCGATCCCGTTCAAGGATAATAGGTTCCCTTGCAACGCCACTTTTTTTCCTTGTCATAATGGGTTCCGCCCTTGGAAGCACCATGACCATGCAAAGCGGCAGGTATATCGATTACATGGCACCCGGCATAATCGGAATGTCAATACTCTTTGCATCCCTCATGGGAGGGATCTCTATCATATGGGACAGGGAATTCGGTTTCCTGAAAGAGATACTTGTGGCACCGGTCAACAGATTCTACACTGCTCTTGGAAAAGCTGCCGGAGGGGTTTCCACTGCAATGGTACAGGGTACATTGCTAATGTTCATCAGCGGCCTGATAGGCATAGAATACATATCCATATGGAGAGAACTCCTGTGTATCCCCATAATGTTCCTCATGGGGCTGGGTTTCATCGGGCTTGGCATAACCCTTGCATCGAGAATAGAATCACATGAGGGATTCCAGATGATGATGACCTTCATCACGTTCCCCACGATAATGACAAGTACGGCATTCTATCCGATGAAGGATCTTCCCGGATGGCTGAGTATACCTGTCCGCCTCAATCCCCTGACATACGGAGTTGAAGCCCTTAGATGGATGCTGCTGGACGCTTCGGACGTGCCCATTGTCCTGTCCCTGACAGTCATCACTGCATTTGCCCTGACCATGATGGGAATTGGAAGCTGGGCCTTTGACAGGGCAGGTGACCAGTGAAAAATGCCAGATTTTGCATTTTACAGGCTTTATTCTCAATGATGATACCCCATATTTACTGATTTTTTCAGCATATTCAACAGTTTAGCCCTGTCCATTTATGTACTAAAAACACACCCTGCGAAACCTTTTTATACAATACTTGCTATGCAAGAGCTACCCTTCTGAATCTGATTGGGATAGTAGGGTAGCTTGGTCCATCCTCGAGCGTTTGGGACGCTTGGACTGCGGTTCAAATCCGCGCTATCCCACCAGAACTTTTTCAACTAAGGATTTGTTTTCTACTACCGTTCTGTGACCCTGAGTGAATCCTATGCTGTTCTGACATGGATTAGTTTTATAACATATACGTATGGAATATTGACCCCATGGCAAGTATTACTGTGAAGCTCTTTGCGAACCTGAGAGAGATCGCACAGACATCATCATTATCAATTACCGGCGACACTGTAAAGGACGTACTTCTTTCACTTACAGAACAGTATCCGCCACTAAAGGAACTAATATTTGAATCAGGGTCTGCCGATGAGTTGAGACTCTGTGGCTACATCAACGTTTTTCTTAACGGGAACAACATCAAGCATATGGAAGGACTGGATACGACCCTCAGCGATGACGACGAGATGGGAGTCTTCCCTCCGGTTTCCGGTGGCTAATTGAAGAAGGATGGAGAAGGAACGATGCTGTTCAGAGAACGTACCGATGTCGGAGAAGCGAAGGAGATATTCCTTGCTGAAATAAAGGGCATGGAAAGGACAGAACTTATCCCTGTTACCTCATCTATTGCCAGGGTACTCTCAGCAGGTATCTTTGCACCCCGTAATGTTCCTCATTACCGCCGCTCTGCAATGGATGGATTTGCAGTAAGGTCGGTCGACTTGATCGGTGCATCACCCACAAACCCGGTGATGTTACAGATATCAGATGATGTGATGGAAGGAACCTGCACTCCGGTGAACACAGGTGACTATGTACCGGATGAAGCTGATGCAGTGCTCATGATGGAGGACACCATATCCATCGGGGATATGATAGAGATCCGTGCACAGCTACACCCCGGGAAGAACGTGGGAGAGATCGGTGAGGACGTCAGGAAGAATGAGATCATATTCAACAAAGGGCATCTTCTCAGACCATGTGACATCGCCGTACTTGCATCCCTTGGAATAAGCGATGTAAAGGTCTATGCAAAACCTGTAGTTGCCGTGATCCCAACCGGGAACGACCTCCTGCCACTGCCAGGAGATGATGTACCACCACCGGGAAAGACACTGGATATCAACAGCCTCATGATAGGCGAATATGTTGAGAAATGGGGTGGAATTGCACGCTACTGTGACATCGTTCCCGAAGATGAAAAACTCATAGAGGACGCGGTCAAAGCCAATATTGATACGGACATGATAGTCGTATCAGGAGGAACTTCCGTCGGTGACAGGGACTATGTACCGGCGGTCGTTGAGAAACTGGGGACGAAACTCGTCCACGGAGTAGGGCTCAGTCCCGGGAAACCGACGGCACTGGGTATTGTCGAAGGTGTTCCTATCCTCTGCATGCCAGGATATCCGGCAGCAGGACTTGTGGCACTCTTTGCATTCGGCAAACCTGCACTCAGGAAGGCAGGAACGATCCCGGACATGCCGGATACCACAATAAAGGCACGCTTAAGTGGAAAGATCATGTCAAGGGAAGGATACGTCAGCTATGCAAGGGTCATCCTTGAAGGAGATATAGCACACCCACTGATGACAGCAGGTGCAGGTATATTGAGCTCAATTGCAAAATCCCATGGATTCGTGATCATTCCCGAGAACGTTGAAGGATACGAAGAAGGAAGCGAAGTGGACGTTGTTTTGATTGAGTGATGATCATAAGGACCGGGCCCTTGGACTTTTAACGATCGGAGCAGGCGGGTTCTGCGGGGCGATATCAAGATACCTTATAGCAGGCCAATTCGAACCTGCGCCCGGAACACTCGTGGTCAACGTCCTCGGTAGCATCCTGCTCGGTTTCCTTATGTACAATTCAGAATACCGGGGTTATGTATCCCCGAGAATCAGAATGTTCTTCGGCATCGGTTTCCTTGGTTCACTTACAACTTTTTCTACATTCACAGTACAGACATTCCAGATGCCCCTGGTCGAAGCTGGTTCCAACATCCTTGCAAACCTCACCCTCACCCTTGCCGGAGTGTTCGCCGGAAGAGGCATCGTCATATACCTGATGAAGAGGAGGGAAAGCAGTGGTCTCTGAAATAGCACTTGTGGGTGCCGGAGGTTTCATCGGGGCGATCCTCAGATACCTTGTATCCGGTGTGGTCCCGAAAGTGAATGAGATACCTGCGGGAACCCTTACAGTGAACTCCATTGGGAGCTTCATACTTGCGGCACTCACGTTCACTTCGGTTGAAGGTACGCTCAGGTTCTTCGTCAGCATCGGGATGCTTGGTTCCTTTACCACATTCTCGACCTTTGCATTTGAGAGCTTCAAGCTGCTTGAAGAAGGAGAGAACACCTATTTCCTTGCAAATATAGCGCTCAATGTGATCGTATGTCTTTGTGCGGCAGCACTGGCATATCATATATTTGTGCCATAAAATGAGAAAGTGATGGGTAAAAACCAACACGCCCCTCATATGACATTGAAATTAAGAAGTACTGCCAGTAATATCAGGATGATACCGGTTATCAGTCGGACTTCCACACGCCTTTTTTCCCTGAACTCGTTGACCTTCTTCGGGTCAAGACCAAACGCAAGCAGTGCTCCGAGTATCAGTATTGGAAGAATGACACCCAGATTATACAGACCCATGTAGAGAGCCCCCTCTATTATATTATCACCCGTTATGAGCATCTCAAGGATCATCAGGTAGACCGCACCCACACATGGGGCCTTCACGAGGGAAAATATACTGCCGCCAAAAAATGATATTACCACGACATTCCTCCCCTCCGCCTTTTCCATGAGATCCACAAAGGAACGGGGTGTTTTGAAAGAGGACTTCGAGTGCTTCCTGATGTAATAAGCATCATAAAGATGCCACAGACCAAGGAAAGCCACCAGCAGGACCATCAATGTCGTTATTATCTGCCGGATATCAGGGAAATAGCTGATCGTGTTCAATATCCCGAATCCCACGACCATATAGGTAACGAATATACCCGCACAGAATCCGATGACCAGCACAAGCATATCCCTGCGTGAGCCGCCCGAAGAAACGACCATGGAAGCAAGGAAGGCCATCACCGCAATAAGACAGGGGTTAAATCCGGCAAGAAGTCCTGCAATGAAAATGACAAAAGGAGTGGAATCATCCGTGACCAGGGATGATGAAGAAACCGGTTGTTCCTTTTCCGGACCAGTGGTGTCCTGAACAGGTGGTGCTGTCTCGATCGCTTTTGAGAGCATGGTCCCGAGCAATTCAGTGTTGCCGTCGTAGTCGGCATAAGCTATCACTATACTCTGATTCACAACTACAGCAGGGACAGTATTAACACCATACTGTTTAGCCAGAGATAAGGATGAAGTGATCTCAAGGGAAGACAGGACCGTGCCAGGATAACGAGAGACAACATCCTCTATAACAGGTGATGCCTTTGCACACTTGAGGCAGCCGTCCTCATAGAAATAGTCCACCGATACATTGCCAGCATGGGCTACACCTGTTGTGAGCAATGACAGCAATAAAGGGACCAATAGGATAATGAATATCCTGCCGGACTTCGGTTCAGTGGCAGGACGTGGATGAACAGGTCTTCTTGTCATATTCACTTTCTGAAACTTCCCCAGTACTTATCTCAAAGATCTCTCCATCACTGGCAGATACATATCCTTCTATCACATACAGGTCCTTCACACCTGAACAGTAGCAGGTACGCTCCATGATCTCGACCTTCCATATGCCTTCTTCCGATGTGCTGCCATCCGGGGATGAATCCACCAGTGTGGTAGCATTTACTCTCCGGTCAGGAACTTTGAAATACTGAGAATAATATTCTGATGCATTGGGGTTGCTCATCACTATACCTATCGCCTGTGAACCTGAAATGCTCGTGCTGGCATCCCCGGGGTCGAGAAGTACGTATGCCCCGGCCATACCTACAAAGACAACTACAACCAGCCCCGCAATTAGCATTGGTATGCGTTTATCCATGTCTCCCTTATCTCCCATATTTTCCATAAATAGTATGAATATCGTCTATGGTATAAATCTTGCTGATATAATCACGAAAAGAGCAATGTCTTTGCTATATATATCCACAGAACAAATGTAAGTATGCAAATATGTGCCCACCTACGTGATCGAACATACAAAGCAGGGGAAAAGTATGAGAACATTGCTTTTGAGGATATATCTTAGTGAGAATGATAAATACAAAGGTAAAACAGCGCATCATTCGGTTATCGAGTTCCTGAAGGATGAGGGGATAGCAGGAGCTACGGTGCACCATTGCATCGAAGGGTATGGGGTCCATCATAAGATACACACAGCAAGTGTTCTGCGACTTGGAACGGACCTGCCGGTCATCGTACAGGCCGTTGACAGGGAAGAAAAGATCAGAGAGCTTATCCCGAAACTCAAGGAAATGTTACCTACCGAACTTATGATAGTCCAGGAAGTCGAGGTTGTATCAGGAGAAGGGTTCAGGGAAGATGCCTGAACTTATCACCTGTAAAGCACTACTGTACTTCCCCTTACATCTATAAGGGTCGTTCTTGTTGCTTCTGCAAGCTTCTCTGCCGAGGTCTTGATATCCTCGCCTTCCGCACTTGTCTTCAGCATCTTCACTTTGACAAGCCTGTTAGCCTTGATCTGCTTTTTCAGTTCCTCAAGAACAGATTCTGTAATTCCATTCTTACCGATATTGATTATCGGCTTTATCTTTGAGGCGTCTTTCCTTAACTGATATATCTTTTCTTTTTCCATGATAGTTACTCCTGATAAATAGTCCTGTATAAATGCTTTATCAACGATAGTATAAAAATAGAGAGCTGAGCCACAGGAATAATATGGCTATAAACATGCTTTTGTAAACATACATTCAAGCATGCATTTGTAGCGAACCCTGTATGAGAACTGCAATCATTATGTTCTCTTAACGAAGATGTCCTTTCCATCGATATTGTATTCGAACCATGGAGTGGGTTTGGATGTCAGACCTACTACCCTTATGACATATGCATCCCCTGCTGCCTTTATCTCGATCATGCCATCGAAAAGCTGTTTCAACGTGGCTATTGTCTGAGCATCATGCATCTCATCCTCAACTACGTAAAGACCAAAACCATTAGCTGCCTTCACACGACCTGTGAATACATGAAGGAATCTGAATACGGTCTGTATGTTGGAGTACATAAGGATGGTCGACAGCGAGTTGATACAAAGATGGATCTTCTTCTTCTGCTTCTTTACAAGCATCTCTTCGAAGAACTGGCTTATCTTGACACCAATACCGGTAAGATCCACAGGACTTGATGCCCTTTTTATCTGGTCGGTATCAGCAGCACCCAGACCAAGGGTCTTGGTCACACAGTCAACTACACCGATATCTGCATTTGACATGTCCATCCCATTGTCTTCGAACCATCCAAGGATACGCTCCCCGGGTTCGCGCGTGGAAACCATGATAGCCGAATCATCAGGACTCTGGCTGTTGAAAATTATCGCGTCCAGAAGGTCATCTTTTCGGCTCATAGGCGGGCCTATAATCATCAGATTAGTGCCTTCCCGGATGCCGCCAAGCAGTTCATCCAGTTCCTTGATGCCTAAAGAGTACCCGGACATGTTTCCCTCTTCATTGGGATCGTATATAGGACTTGCCCCATATCATTATAATGACTATTGTTATGAGAATGCCTATACTAGTATGAACCCATACAATATATAATTATATACATATATAAGCGTGCCTTTTGGGCACATTCTAATTAAATAAAGTAGACTATATAAACCTTTTTTGGTTACTGCCTGGCATGCTTTACAAGATGACCGGTTTCAGGAAGTATTATCCCATCAAGTGCAAGTTCTACCGCTGAAGGGGAACCCGGAAGACAGCATATCACTTTACCCCTGAGCAGACCCGCTGCTGCTCTTGTGAGAATGACAGAAGTACCTATCTGAGCTATGCTCTTATGCCTGAATAATTCCCCGAATCCCGGGATATCCTTCTCGAACAATGGCTGAAGAGTCTCTATCGTAACGTCCTTTGAAGCAAGCCCTGTTCCTCCACTTGTAATGATCAGGTCAGCATCGGACTCTATTGCACGATGTACAGACCCTTTGATAAGGGATGCATCATCCGGGACCAGCTCATATTTAGATACAGTATGCCCCTTTGAAAGAACAAGGTCCCTCATGATCTTCCCTGATATGTCATCCGCCTCTTCGGGAGAGTCGATACTACCATGTTCCTCGAACCTGGAAGTCGATATCGTCACAAGATAGAATGAATAGACACCTGTTGCACCTTCCTTATGCTCTGTTGTTGATGGGCTGCTCATACGAAGTATTTATACTCTAATAAGTATAAGAACCACTCGATTCGAGTATGAGAACACTTGCTATAGATGTAGGTACCGGCACCCAGGACATACTCCTGTATGACACGGAAAAGGAAGTAGAGAACAGTCTTGTGATGGTGATGCCATCCCCTACGGTCATCATTGCAGGAAAAGTAAAGAAGGCAACAGAAGAAGGAAAGGATATTTTCCTGAAAGGTCATGTCATGGGAGGCGGACCATCTGTAAGAGCCATCAAGTCCCACCTGGATAGCGGCTACAAAGTGTATGCTACCGTAAATGCAGCCCTCACAATAAAGGACGATCTTGAGAGGGTCAGGTCCATGGGCATAAAGATATTAGATGATAGTGATGCAGCGCCTGAAGATGTAGAAGAGATAGTCCTGCAGGATATAGACCAGGATGCTATCAGAAGAGCACTTGAGAATTTCGGAGTGGAGATGCCAGGGAACATAGCAGTGGCAGTCCAGGACCATGGGAATTCACCTGACATCAGCAATCGGATCTACAGGTTCAGGATATTCGAGAGGTTCATAGATGATGGAGGAGACTTCAGTCGTTTCGCATACAAAAAAGAAAAGATACCGGAAGAGTTCACCAGGATGGCATCTGTGGCACGTAGCCTTGAAGACATGGATATCATTGTGATGGATACAGGTCCGGCAGCAATATTCGGTGCTTTGCTCGACCCACAGGCAGCCCAGCCTGCAATTGTGGTGAATATAGGAAACGGGCATACCCTCGCGGCGATAGTTAATGATAACAGGGTAGTAGCCCTTTTCGAGCATCACACATCTGCCCTTGACGGGGAGAAACTACAGCGATACATCGATGACTTTGCCAGCGGCCAACTTACTTTCGATGATATATTCAACGATGGAGGTCATGGATGCTACATTAAAGAGACACCGGGACATGATGCCATCAGATCCATAATGATCACAGGTCCACGACGTAATATCCTTCAGGACATGGACGAAGAGGATAAGGACGAAAGGATATGGAGTAAGCTCCATTTTGCTGCACCTTATGGGAACATGATGCTCTCAGGTTGTTATGGATTACTTGCACCGGAATTCAGGGATAGGACTTGAACCGGTGATAAGACTTATAAACTCCAAGGTAGTAGGAGGACAGCCATCGAGATAGATCCAAATTGTTGATAGCAACATCAACAAATACAAAAGATACATATCAATAAGGATACAGATCCAGATGCAAGATTCAGCGGCCATGGAAGATTGTGCCGCATTCATTACACTAATCGATTCAAGGAGATTTTATTCATGGTAAGAAAACCAGCAAGTATGTACAGGAACGTCAGACAACGCTCATACACCAGAAGGAAATACATGGGTGGTGTACCAGGTAGCCACGTCATTCACTACGACATGGGTAACAAGAGCGCTGAGTTCCCGGTAAAGATCACACTCGTGGTCACAGAGAGATGCCAGTTACGTCACACCGCACTTGAAGCAGCACGTATCACCGCCAACAGGGCAATGGTGAATGCTGCAGGTCGTGCAGGTTACCACATCAAGCTCAGAGTATACCCACACGAGGTACTCAGAGAGAACAAGCAGGCAACCGGAGCAGGTGCAGACCGTGTATCCAGTGGTATGCGTGGTGCATTCGGTAAGAACGTAGGAACCGCAGCAAGAGTTTCAGTAGGCCAGAAGATATTTACAATTTCCGTTAACAAAGAGCACTTTGGAGCTGCAAAGGAAGCACTCAGGAAAGCCGGCCAGAAACTGCCAACCCCTGTCAGGATCGTCGTTGACCAGGGAATGGAACTTGTGCAGTAGATACAAATTGACCAGAGGGATATAATATGGAAGATTACGAAGCGCTTCTTGATCGTGCGATAGCAAACTTACCTGATAAGGAGACTACGGATGCCCGTTTCGTGATCCCCGAACCCAAGATCATGGTGGAAGGTAAGACCACGATCCTTGACAATTTCAACAACATTGCGGATGTCCTTAACAGGGAACCGGACCATGTTATGAAATATCTGACCCGTGAAATGGGTACCGCCGGTAAGATAGACGGTTCCAGGGCAGTATTTCAGGGAAGGTTCTCAAAGGAACAGATCAGCTCGAATATCGAGGCATATGTTGAAGAATTCGTCATGTGTTCAGAATGTGAAAGACCTGACACACAACTTATGAAGATGGACAGGGTCCTTGTGCTGAAATGTGCAGCATGTGGAGCACACAGACCTGTAAAGAAGAGACGTGCCAGTGCACCTGTCAAACAGGACGCCATTGAAGAAGGCAAAGAATACGATGTTCGTATCGATGCTGTTGGTTCCAAGGGCGATGGAATTGCAAAGGTCGACAAGTACACCATCTTCGTACCGGGCGCTGCAAAGGGCGAAACCCTCAAGATAAGGATCAAGAGGATAAGCGGAACCCTTGCATTCGCCGAAAAGATCTGATGCCTGATACAGGTATCAAATCCTTCTTTTTTTCAAAAGCAATTATTAAATATTAATTAGCCATATTTATATTAAAATCTCGAAATTAATCACTCGAGGAAAGATATGGCACGAGTACCTACAGGAATACCCGGATTTGATGAACTTATAGAAGGCGGGTTCATTGAGAATGATGTGATCCTCCTGACAGGAGGACCCGGTGCAGGAAAGTCAACCTTTGGTTCACAGTACCTGTATTCAGGGATAATGGAACACAATGAACCAGGAGTCTACGTCACACTGGAAGAGACACCTGCGCGCATTATGAGAAATATGTGGAGACATGGTTGGGACATGGAACGTCTCATCAAAGAGGACAGGCTCCGCATAATAAGGGTTGACCCGATAGCATACGACAGGTACATCAAAAAGACCATGGAACCTGAGAAAGAAGGAGACCATGAGAACGCAACTCTGGAGACCGTGCTGAAACAGATATATGCAAGTATCAAAGAGATCGGTGCCAAACGTCTTTTCATTGATTCA containing:
- a CDS encoding translation initiation factor IF-2 subunit beta yields the protein MEDYEALLDRAIANLPDKETTDARFVIPEPKIMVEGKTTILDNFNNIADVLNREPDHVMKYLTREMGTAGKIDGSRAVFQGRFSKEQISSNIEAYVEEFVMCSECERPDTQLMKMDRVLVLKCAACGAHRPVKKRRASAPVKQDAIEEGKEYDVRIDAVGSKGDGIAKVDKYTIFVPGAAKGETLKIRIKRISGTLAFAEKI
- a CDS encoding ubiquitin-like small modifier protein 1, whose translation is MASITVKLFANLREIAQTSSLSITGDTVKDVLLSLTEQYPPLKELIFESGSADELRLCGYINVFLNGNNIKHMEGLDTTLSDDDEMGVFPPVSGG
- a CDS encoding ABC transporter permease, with amino-acid sequence MSLFRIRSSLNTVYTLWLREMLRYKRSRSRIIGSLATPLFFLVIMGSALGSTMTMQSGRYIDYMAPGIIGMSILFASLMGGISIIWDREFGFLKEILVAPVNRFYTALGKAAGGVSTAMVQGTLLMFISGLIGIEYISIWRELLCIPIMFLMGLGFIGLGITLASRIESHEGFQMMMTFITFPTIMTSTAFYPMKDLPGWLSIPVRLNPLTYGVEALRWMLLDASDVPIVLSLTVITAFALTMMGIGSWAFDRAGDQ
- a CDS encoding molybdenum cofactor biosynthesis protein B: MSSPSTTEHKEGATGVYSFYLVTISTSRFEEHGSIDSPEEADDISGKIMRDLVLSKGHTVSKYELVPDDASLIKGSVHRAIESDADLIITSGGTGLASKDVTIETLQPLFEKDIPGFGELFRHKSIAQIGTSVILTRAAAGLLRGKVICCLPGSPSAVELALDGIILPETGHLVKHARQ
- the crcB gene encoding fluoride efflux transporter CrcB: MVSEIALVGAGGFIGAILRYLVSGVVPKVNEIPAGTLTVNSIGSFILAALTFTSVEGTLRFFVSIGMLGSFTTFSTFAFESFKLLEEGENTYFLANIALNVIVCLCAAALAYHIFVP
- a CDS encoding ATPase domain-containing protein; this translates as MARVPTGIPGFDELIEGGFIENDVILLTGGPGAGKSTFGSQYLYSGIMEHNEPGVYVTLEETPARIMRNMWRHGWDMERLIKEDRLRIIRVDPIAYDRYIKKTMEPEKEGDHENATLETVLKQIYASIKEIGAKRLFIDSLTSLKISPNPVHVRHIILEFIKNVESFDCTTLITSEINMNPENFSVEEYLAEGVICLQVNRIGGERIRSLEILKMRGVKHDEVLRPYMITDKGIVVYSSHSVIGKEADVFSPDRSQIFGEK
- a CDS encoding 50S ribosomal protein L16 yields the protein MVRKPASMYRNVRQRSYTRRKYMGGVPGSHVIHYDMGNKSAEFPVKITLVVTERCQLRHTALEAARITANRAMVNAAGRAGYHIKLRVYPHEVLRENKQATGAGADRVSSGMRGAFGKNVGTAARVSVGQKIFTISVNKEHFGAAKEALRKAGQKLPTPVRIVVDQGMELVQ
- a CDS encoding recombinase RecA, encoding MSGYSLGIKELDELLGGIREGTNLMIIGPPMSRKDDLLDAIIFNSQSPDDSAIMVSTREPGERILGWFEDNGMDMSNADIGVVDCVTKTLGLGAADTDQIKRASSPVDLTGIGVKISQFFEEMLVKKQKKKIHLCINSLSTILMYSNIQTVFRFLHVFTGRVKAANGFGLYVVEDEMHDAQTIATLKQLFDGMIEIKAAGDAYVIRVVGLTSKPTPWFEYNIDGKDIFVKRT
- a CDS encoding molybdopterin molybdotransferase MoeA, whose translation is MKKDGEGTMLFRERTDVGEAKEIFLAEIKGMERTELIPVTSSIARVLSAGIFAPRNVPHYRRSAMDGFAVRSVDLIGASPTNPVMLQISDDVMEGTCTPVNTGDYVPDEADAVLMMEDTISIGDMIEIRAQLHPGKNVGEIGEDVRKNEIIFNKGHLLRPCDIAVLASLGISDVKVYAKPVVAVIPTGNDLLPLPGDDVPPPGKTLDINSLMIGEYVEKWGGIARYCDIVPEDEKLIEDAVKANIDTDMIVVSGGTSVGDRDYVPAVVEKLGTKLVHGVGLSPGKPTALGIVEGVPILCMPGYPAAGLVALFAFGKPALRKAGTIPDMPDTTIKARLSGKIMSREGYVSYARVILEGDIAHPLMTAGAGILSSIAKSHGFVIIPENVEGYEEGSEVDVVLIE
- the crcB gene encoding fluoride efflux transporter CrcB, whose translation is MSDDHKDRALGLLTIGAGGFCGAISRYLIAGQFEPAPGTLVVNVLGSILLGFLMYNSEYRGYVSPRIRMFFGIGFLGSLTTFSTFTVQTFQMPLVEAGSNILANLTLTLAGVFAGRGIVIYLMKRRESSGL
- a CDS encoding cytochrome c biogenesis protein CcdA, translated to MTRRPVHPRPATEPKSGRIFIILLVPLLLSLLTTGVAHAGNVSVDYFYEDGCLKCAKASPVIEDVVSRYPGTVLSSLEITSSLSLAKQYGVNTVPAVVVNQSIVIAYADYDGNTELLGTMLSKAIETAPPVQDTTGPEKEQPVSSSSLVTDDSTPFVIFIAGLLAGFNPCLIAVMAFLASMVVSSGGSRRDMLVLVIGFCAGIFVTYMVVGFGILNTISYFPDIRQIITTLMVLLVAFLGLWHLYDAYYIRKHSKSSFKTPRSFVDLMEKAEGRNVVVISFFGGSIFSLVKAPCVGAVYLMILEMLITGDNIIEGALYMGLYNLGVILPILILGALLAFGLDPKKVNEFREKRRVEVRLITGIILILLAVLLNFNVI
- a CDS encoding YhbY family RNA-binding protein, coding for MEKEKIYQLRKDASKIKPIINIGKNGITESVLEELKKQIKANRLVKVKMLKTSAEGEDIKTSAEKLAEATRTTLIDVRGSTVVLYR
- a CDS encoding DUF1786 family protein, with the protein product MRTLAIDVGTGTQDILLYDTEKEVENSLVMVMPSPTVIIAGKVKKATEEGKDIFLKGHVMGGGPSVRAIKSHLDSGYKVYATVNAALTIKDDLERVRSMGIKILDDSDAAPEDVEEIVLQDIDQDAIRRALENFGVEMPGNIAVAVQDHGNSPDISNRIYRFRIFERFIDDGGDFSRFAYKKEKIPEEFTRMASVARSLEDMDIIVMDTGPAAIFGALLDPQAAQPAIVVNIGNGHTLAAIVNDNRVVALFEHHTSALDGEKLQRYIDDFASGQLTFDDIFNDGGHGCYIKETPGHDAIRSIMITGPRRNILQDMDEEDKDERIWSKLHFAAPYGNMMLSGCYGLLAPEFRDRT
- a CDS encoding UbiX family flavin prenyltransferase: MEIVIGISGASGSAYGVRLLEILSKTDIMTHLVITKAAKQILDIETDYDIGYVEGLADAVYDESDFTAPVASGSHRFDGMIVAPCSMKTLGEIAGGMSDNLLGRVADVCLKERRKLVLMTRETPLNQIHLENMLRLERAGGIIMPASPGFYSRPQTIDDLINSMAGRALDLAGIDNDVYKRWE
- a CDS encoding DUF190 domain-containing protein, translating into MRTLLLRIYLSENDKYKGKTAHHSVIEFLKDEGIAGATVHHCIEGYGVHHKIHTASVLRLGTDLPVIVQAVDREEKIRELIPKLKEMLPTELMIVQEVEVVSGEGFREDA